One Etheostoma cragini isolate CJK2018 chromosome 18, CSU_Ecrag_1.0, whole genome shotgun sequence DNA window includes the following coding sequences:
- the frk gene encoding tyrosine-protein kinase SRK2, translating into MEVQERFSSCWQSFLACFKKPNQSTEETTRADKTVKTDIVFVNPVSHDKTSNPDFNSKRPLPAVPPAELAAAAASGLVYIALYDYSARTEQDLSFNTGDTLEALDKSPGEWWFAKALTGVSATKQGYIPANYVAPVESIDAEPWYFPDTKRLDAEKLLLAGGNQQGAFLIRNCESQTGERSLSVLDNGKVKHYKLKKLENGHYYVSRVRSFQTLKELVEHYSTMSDGLCVRLGEPCKKMGAPQTHGLSYNTVDQWEIDRNSIKLLRKLGAGQFGEVFEGLWNDSTAVAVKTLKPGTMDTEDFLREAQIMKRLRHAKLIQLYAVCTMEEPIYIITELMKNGSLLEYLQKDKGATLRVADQIELAAQVASGMAFLELQNYIHRDLAARNVLVGENNICKVADFGLARVFMKDNENVYEAREGTKFPVKWTALEAIHENKFTIKSDVWSFGILLYEIMTFGQMPYPAMTNYQVVQKLPQGYRMPCPPGCPKVMHSIMMDCWKENEQDRPTFETLQWKLEDYFDLDVPSSYDDAGRY; encoded by the exons ATGGAGGTTCAGGAGAGGTTTTCTTCGTGTTGGCAGAGTTTTCTGGCATGTTTTAAAAAGCCCAACCAGTCCACTGAGGAGACCACGCGCGCGGACAAAACGGTCAAAACGGACATAGTTTTTGTTAATCCCGTTTCTCATGATAAAACCTCAAACCCCGACTTCAATTCAAAGAGACCTTTACCGGCAGTGCCTCCGGCTGagttagcagcagcagcagcctcggGGCTTGTCTACATCGCCCTGTATGACTACTCCGCCCGCACCGAGCAGGACCTGAGCTTTAACACCGGGGACACTTTAGAGGCTCTGGACAAAAGTCCAGGGGAATGGTGGTTTGCAAAAGCCCTGACAGGAGTCTCGGCCACCAAACAGGGATACATCCCGGCCAATTATGTGGCACCTGTGGAGAGTATCGACGCAGAGCC ATGGTATTTTCCTGACACCAAGAGGCTGGACGCAGAGAAGCTGCTGTTGGCCGGAGGGAACCAGCAGGGCGCCTTCCTCATCCGAAACTGTGAAAGTCAGACAGGGGAGCGCTCGCTCTCAG TGCTGGACAATGGGAAGGTGAAGCATTACAAGCTGAAAAAACTGGAGAATGGTCATTACTATGTGTCGAGGGTCAGATCCTTTCAAACACTGAAGGAGTTGGTGGAACATTACTCCACAATGTCCGATGGCCTCTGTGTGCGTCTGGGGGAACCATGCAAAAAG ATGGGAGCTCCACAGACTCACGGCCTGTCCTACAACACTGTGGACCAATGGGAGATTGACCGCAACTCCATTAAATTGCTGAGGAAACTCGGAGCCGGTCAGTTTGGAGAAGTGTTTGAGGGCCTCTGGAACGACAGCACAGCAGTCGCAGTGAAGACCCTCAAACCTG GTACTATGGACACTGAAGATTTTCTTAGGGAGGCTCAGATCATGAAGAGGCTGCGGCACGCCAAGCTGATCCAGCTGTACGCAGTGTGCACCATGGAGGAGCCCATCTACATCATCACAGAGCTCATGAAGAATGGCAGCTTGCTGGAGTACCTACAAA AGGATAAGGGCGCCACGCTGCGGGTTGCCGACCAGATCGAGTTGGCGGCCCAGGTGGCGTCGGGCATGGCTTTCCTGGAGCTGCAGAACTACATCCACAGAGACCTGGCCGCCAGGAACGTCCTGGTGGGAGAGAACAACATCTGCAAGGTGGCGGACTTTGGCCTCGCCAGGGTCTTCATG AAAGATAATGAAAATGTGTATGAAGCCAGAGAGGGAACCAAATTCCCGGTGAAGTGGACTGCTCTAGAGGCCATCCACGAAAACAAGTTCACCATCAAATCGGACGTTTGGTCTTTTGGAATTTTGCTGTATGAGATCATGACGTTTGGACAGATGCCTTACCCAG CCATGACAAACTACCAGGTGGTGCAGAAGCTTCCCCAGGGCTACAGGATGCCTTGCCCCCCCGGCTGCCCCAAAGTCATGCACAGCATCATGATGGACTGTTGGAAGGAGAACGAGCAGGACCGGCCCACGTTCGAGACCCTGCAGTGGAAGCTGGAGGACTACTTTGACCTGGACGTCCCCTCCTCCTACGACGACGCCGGCCGCTACTAG